In a single window of the Microbacterium sp. SL75 genome:
- a CDS encoding MerR family transcriptional regulator, with product MRISELAERSGVPVATIKYYLREKVLPEGERSSPTQASYGEAHLRRLGVIRALVDAGVGIAGVRRVVAVLEDPPENPYDLLGAANAAVTPAFPEGMDLREANALLTRMGGSPQACFPDQVAAVAHALSALERAGFTVPPSVMDAYLEHLSALAEAELAATPDTSLEDAVRYVVLGTALVEPLILALRRAAEQIAASRRFGAPGD from the coding sequence ATGCGGATCTCGGAACTGGCGGAACGCAGCGGAGTGCCCGTCGCCACGATCAAGTACTACCTCCGCGAGAAGGTCCTGCCCGAGGGGGAACGGTCGTCGCCGACGCAGGCGTCGTACGGCGAGGCGCACCTCCGGCGTCTCGGGGTCATCCGCGCCCTGGTCGATGCAGGAGTCGGCATCGCGGGGGTGCGCAGGGTCGTCGCCGTTCTCGAAGACCCGCCCGAGAACCCCTACGACCTGCTCGGCGCCGCCAACGCCGCAGTCACGCCGGCCTTTCCGGAGGGCATGGACCTGCGCGAGGCGAACGCGCTGCTGACGCGGATGGGGGGATCGCCGCAAGCGTGTTTCCCCGACCAGGTCGCGGCCGTCGCCCACGCGCTCTCCGCTCTCGAGCGAGCGGGCTTCACGGTGCCGCCGTCCGTCATGGATGCCTACCTCGAGCACTTGTCTGCCCTCGCCGAGGCCGAATTGGCTGCAACTCCCGACACCTCGCTCGAGGATGCCGTGCGTTATGTCGTGCTGGGAACGGCGCTCGTCGAGCCACTCATCCTCGCCCTGCGGCGCGCGGCCGAGCAGATCGCGGCCTCGCGACGCTTCGGGGCGCCAGGGGACTAG
- a CDS encoding DUF4188 domain-containing protein — protein sequence MTHQWDDELVVFHIGMTINKWWRPDQWMPLMSDMPKMLTELATDPESGLLGFTMLLGSRGPYLVQYWSSLDKLYAYASAPSQEHRPAWTRFNKRARSAPGAVGIWHETHVVERAETIYVATPPMGLPKATMIVPVASRHDRAQARVADGRTRSGATDGETAD from the coding sequence ATGACCCATCAGTGGGACGACGAGCTCGTCGTCTTCCACATCGGCATGACCATCAACAAGTGGTGGAGACCAGACCAGTGGATGCCGCTGATGAGCGACATGCCCAAGATGCTGACCGAGCTGGCCACCGACCCCGAGTCGGGGCTGCTCGGGTTCACGATGCTGCTCGGCTCTCGCGGGCCCTACCTCGTGCAGTACTGGTCGTCGCTCGACAAGCTCTATGCCTACGCGTCGGCGCCGTCGCAGGAACACCGGCCGGCGTGGACGCGCTTCAACAAGCGTGCCCGCTCGGCGCCCGGCGCCGTCGGCATCTGGCACGAGACACACGTCGTCGAACGCGCCGAGACCATCTACGTCGCCACCCCGCCCATGGGCCTTCCAAAGGCGACCATGATCGTCCCCGTGGCCTCGCGTCACGACCGGGCGCAGGCCCGGGTCGCCGACGGACGAACCCGGAGCGGCGCCACGGACGGCGAGACGGCAGACTGA
- a CDS encoding sulfurtransferase → MAAILTTAEELHDALATGRYDDGGPVRLLDVRWRLDRPDGRPDYRSGHIPGALYVALNHDLADHDAPVTEGRHPLPSIDDLQATARRWGIDPGDTVVVYDDAKNMASARAWWLLRYAGFADVRLLDGALRAWTDAGHRLEEGDAEAPAPGSVELSYGALPSLALEDVAGFAVDGLLLDARAGERYRGETEPIDPRAGHVPGAVSAPTTENVSDDGRFRSPDDLRSRFRMLGAREGASVGVYCGSGVTAAHQAVALSLAGFEPRLFPGSWSQWSNHPELPVATGPDPR, encoded by the coding sequence ATGGCCGCGATCCTCACCACCGCCGAAGAGTTGCACGACGCCCTGGCCACCGGCCGCTACGACGACGGTGGACCCGTCCGCCTGCTCGACGTGCGGTGGCGCCTCGACCGCCCCGACGGGCGCCCGGACTACCGCTCGGGCCACATCCCCGGGGCGCTGTACGTCGCCCTCAATCACGACCTCGCCGACCATGACGCTCCCGTCACCGAGGGGCGGCATCCGCTCCCCTCCATCGACGATCTGCAGGCGACGGCCCGCCGCTGGGGAATCGATCCCGGCGACACCGTCGTGGTCTACGACGACGCGAAGAACATGGCGAGCGCCCGGGCCTGGTGGCTCCTGCGCTACGCCGGGTTCGCCGACGTGCGTCTGCTCGACGGCGCCCTGCGCGCATGGACCGATGCGGGCCATCGGTTGGAGGAAGGGGATGCCGAAGCCCCCGCGCCCGGATCCGTCGAGCTCTCCTACGGGGCTCTGCCGTCGCTCGCACTCGAGGACGTCGCCGGATTCGCGGTCGACGGACTCCTTCTCGACGCGCGAGCCGGCGAGCGGTACCGCGGGGAGACCGAGCCGATCGATCCTCGGGCAGGACACGTCCCGGGAGCGGTGAGCGCGCCGACCACCGAGAACGTGAGCGACGACGGACGGTTCCGCTCGCCCGACGACCTGCGGTCGCGATTCCGCATGCTCGGCGCCCGGGAGGGCGCGAGCGTCGGCGTTTACTGCGGCTCGGGAGTGACCGCCGCGCACCAGGCCGTCGCGCTCAGCCTCGCGGGCTTCGAACCGCGGCTGTTCCCGGGCTCGTGGAGCCAGTGGTCGAACCACCCCGAGCTCCCGGTCGCGACGGGACCCGACCCGCGCTGA
- a CDS encoding flavin monoamine oxidase family protein, with product METVDTVVVGAGVSGLAAARLIARGGRRVVVLEARDRVGGRVFTDRSGGHVTDRGASWIHGIVDSPVAEAARAFGMPMVEFTVGGYQPDSRPLAYFDAHGKRLGSEAVRQYAADIRALNATLIEVIGRAEPEATYAEAVERALAAQDWTDERKERVREYNDRRAQEQYGTGMSELGAHGLDDDTVNGDEVVFPRGYDELATHLAAGLDVRLEHVVSRVQRSSAGVVVETDRGAFSAREVVVTVPVGVLHAGDLSIEPPLPGAPRRALGLLRMNAFEKVVLRFAERFWDAGVYGIRQLGDEGEWWHSWYDLGRLHDEPALLTFAAGPAAVATRTWTDDEIVASTMVQLRRLYGDAVPEPESAVVTRWQDDPFSRGSYAFMLPGSVGADHDDLAEPIDGVLHLAGEATWGDDPATVPGALLSGHRAAQNVLGAEIPVSDLWAEAVSAGRVPSRPGARGGSTTGSTSPGTAAVRSPRG from the coding sequence ATGGAAACCGTCGATACCGTCGTCGTCGGGGCGGGGGTGTCGGGGCTCGCCGCCGCTCGCCTGATCGCGCGGGGTGGACGCCGGGTCGTCGTGCTCGAGGCCCGCGACCGCGTGGGCGGACGCGTCTTCACCGACCGCTCCGGCGGGCACGTCACCGACCGCGGCGCCTCGTGGATCCACGGCATCGTCGACAGCCCGGTCGCCGAGGCCGCCCGAGCCTTCGGCATGCCGATGGTCGAGTTCACCGTCGGCGGGTACCAGCCCGATTCCCGGCCCCTCGCCTACTTCGACGCCCACGGAAAGCGACTCGGCTCCGAGGCGGTGCGGCAGTACGCGGCCGACATCCGCGCGCTCAACGCGACGCTGATCGAGGTCATCGGCCGGGCGGAGCCCGAGGCGACCTATGCCGAGGCGGTCGAGCGGGCTCTCGCCGCGCAGGACTGGACGGACGAACGCAAAGAACGCGTGCGCGAGTACAACGACCGCCGGGCCCAGGAGCAGTACGGCACCGGCATGAGCGAGCTCGGTGCGCACGGCCTCGACGACGACACCGTCAATGGCGACGAAGTGGTCTTTCCCCGCGGCTACGACGAACTCGCGACCCATCTCGCCGCGGGCCTCGACGTACGCCTCGAGCACGTCGTGTCGCGCGTCCAGCGTTCGAGCGCCGGCGTCGTGGTCGAGACGGATCGCGGAGCCTTCTCGGCGCGCGAGGTGGTCGTGACGGTCCCGGTCGGAGTCCTTCACGCGGGCGATCTGTCGATCGAGCCCCCTCTCCCCGGAGCGCCTCGGCGAGCCCTCGGGCTGCTTCGCATGAACGCGTTCGAGAAGGTCGTGCTGCGCTTCGCCGAACGGTTCTGGGATGCCGGGGTGTACGGCATCCGTCAGCTCGGCGACGAGGGGGAGTGGTGGCACTCCTGGTACGACCTCGGCCGGCTCCACGACGAGCCCGCTCTGCTGACCTTCGCGGCCGGTCCCGCCGCGGTCGCTACGCGCACTTGGACCGATGACGAGATCGTCGCCTCGACGATGGTCCAGTTGCGCCGGCTCTACGGCGATGCCGTTCCCGAGCCCGAGAGCGCGGTCGTCACGCGCTGGCAGGACGATCCCTTCTCGCGCGGGTCGTACGCGTTCATGCTCCCCGGTTCCGTCGGAGCCGACCACGACGATCTCGCCGAGCCCATCGACGGCGTCCTGCACCTCGCCGGGGAGGCGACCTGGGGCGACGACCCCGCGACGGTCCCCGGCGCGCTGCTCTCGGGGCACCGGGCGGCGCAGAACGTGCTCGGCGCCGAGATCCCCGTCAGCGACCTCTGGGCCGAGGCCGTCAGCGCGGGTCGGGTCCCGTCGCGACCGGGAGCTCGGGGTGGTTCGACCACTGGCTCCACGAGCCCGGGAACAGCCGCGGTTCGAAGCCCGCGAGGCTGA
- a CDS encoding amino acid permease: protein MNRPSGPSVETAGSSEPRQLRRAMSARHLVMIALGGVIGSGLFLSSGYTIAQAGPLGAVLAYLLGAFVVWLVMVCLGELAVTYPVSGSIHIYAARTMGPATGFATAWLYWLCWVVALGSEFTASGILMQRWFPNVDVWVWCVVFAAILFTLNAISARVFGETEFWFALVKVLAIVALIVLGGMAIFGFTPLSSEPHEAVLLSNFVTPEGLLPAGLGGVLITSLAVFYAFSGAEIVGVAAGETKDPARNIPRALRSTVLRLLVLFVGSIVVIAALLPYDKAGVSESPFVEVFDIVGVPYAADIMNFVVITALLSVGNSGLYSCARMLFSLAEEGYAPRAFTKLTRRGIPMVALLVSLAIGLVSLVTSVVAAETVYIVLVSIAGFAAVAVWMAIVAAQFFHRRQFLREGGDLSTLAYRTPMYPLVPILAFVLLTASIVAIAFDPNQVAALYFGIPFVGLCYLFFWLRYGRKGLTPTRRDEEAPLA, encoded by the coding sequence ATGAACCGACCCTCGGGTCCCTCCGTCGAGACCGCCGGGTCGTCCGAGCCGCGGCAGCTCCGCCGGGCGATGAGCGCTCGGCACCTCGTCATGATCGCTCTCGGCGGTGTCATCGGGTCGGGGCTGTTCCTCAGCTCGGGATACACGATCGCGCAGGCGGGTCCGCTGGGCGCCGTGCTCGCGTACCTGCTCGGCGCGTTCGTCGTGTGGCTGGTCATGGTGTGCCTGGGTGAGCTCGCGGTGACCTATCCCGTCTCGGGCTCGATCCATATCTACGCGGCCCGCACCATGGGACCCGCGACCGGCTTCGCCACGGCATGGCTGTACTGGCTGTGCTGGGTGGTCGCTCTCGGCTCGGAGTTCACGGCATCCGGGATCCTCATGCAGCGATGGTTCCCGAACGTCGACGTGTGGGTGTGGTGCGTCGTCTTCGCCGCCATCCTGTTCACCCTCAACGCGATCTCGGCCCGCGTGTTCGGCGAGACGGAGTTCTGGTTCGCCCTCGTCAAGGTGCTCGCGATCGTGGCGCTCATCGTCCTCGGCGGCATGGCGATCTTCGGCTTCACCCCGCTGTCGTCCGAGCCGCACGAGGCGGTGCTGCTGAGCAACTTCGTCACGCCCGAGGGGCTGCTGCCCGCCGGTCTCGGCGGGGTGCTCATCACCTCGCTCGCGGTGTTCTACGCCTTCAGCGGCGCCGAGATCGTCGGAGTCGCGGCGGGGGAGACCAAGGATCCGGCCCGCAACATCCCCCGGGCCCTGCGTTCGACCGTGCTGCGCTTGCTCGTGCTGTTCGTCGGCTCGATCGTCGTCATCGCCGCGCTCCTTCCGTACGACAAGGCGGGAGTGAGCGAGAGCCCGTTCGTCGAGGTCTTCGACATCGTGGGCGTGCCCTACGCCGCCGACATCATGAACTTCGTCGTCATCACCGCCCTGCTCTCGGTCGGCAATAGCGGGCTGTACTCGTGCGCGCGCATGCTGTTCTCCCTCGCCGAAGAGGGGTACGCGCCGCGCGCCTTCACGAAGCTCACGCGCCGTGGCATCCCGATGGTGGCGCTGCTGGTCAGCCTCGCGATCGGACTGGTGTCGCTCGTGACGAGCGTCGTCGCCGCCGAGACGGTGTACATCGTGCTCGTCTCGATCGCCGGCTTCGCGGCGGTGGCGGTGTGGATGGCGATCGTCGCCGCGCAATTCTTCCACCGGCGCCAGTTCCTGCGCGAGGGCGGCGACCTGTCGACCCTCGCCTACCGCACGCCGATGTACCCGCTGGTGCCGATCCTCGCGTTCGTGCTGCTCACCGCGTCGATCGTGGCGATCGCGTTCGACCCGAACCAGGTCGCGGCGCTGTACTTCGGCATCCCGTTCGTGGGCCTGTGCTACCTGTTCTTCTGGCTGCGGTACGGACGCAAGGGCCTCACCCCCACGCGCCGCGACGAAGAGGCGCCCCTCGCCTGA
- a CDS encoding Cof-type HAD-IIB family hydrolase, translating into MTHDIRLIAVDMDGTLLDGEGNVPAPLWELLPRLAERGVAFVPASGRQLATLQRSFGDAAGEMTFIAENGAYVVSEGVEVSSDTIDREIVERVIRHLRDLVQRGFDLGVVLCGKRSAYIERRDDAFRAEADTYYAALEAVDDVLAVDDDVLKIAIYDFAVAEHSVAPALEEVARTHRVVVSGRHWVDIMNLDVDKGAALRRLQHALDVTPAQTAAFGDYLNDLEMLDAADWSYAMREAHPEVVARARYRAPSNLDHGVLTTIDELFPDA; encoded by the coding sequence GTGACCCACGACATCCGCCTCATCGCCGTCGACATGGACGGCACCCTGCTCGATGGCGAGGGGAACGTCCCTGCGCCCCTGTGGGAGCTCCTGCCGCGGCTGGCGGAGCGCGGCGTCGCCTTCGTTCCCGCCTCGGGGCGGCAGCTCGCCACACTGCAGCGCTCGTTCGGCGACGCGGCCGGCGAGATGACGTTCATCGCCGAGAACGGTGCCTACGTCGTGAGCGAGGGCGTCGAGGTGTCATCCGACACCATCGATCGCGAGATCGTCGAACGCGTCATCCGGCACCTTCGCGACCTCGTTCAGCGGGGGTTCGATCTGGGCGTCGTGCTGTGCGGAAAGCGTTCGGCGTACATCGAGCGCAGAGACGATGCCTTCCGTGCCGAGGCCGACACGTACTACGCGGCTCTCGAAGCCGTCGATGACGTGCTCGCGGTCGACGACGACGTTCTGAAGATCGCGATCTACGATTTCGCCGTCGCCGAGCACAGCGTCGCGCCCGCCCTCGAAGAGGTCGCCCGCACGCACCGGGTCGTGGTGTCGGGGCGCCACTGGGTCGACATCATGAACCTCGACGTCGACAAGGGTGCGGCCCTGCGCCGCCTGCAGCACGCGCTCGACGTGACGCCGGCACAGACGGCCGCGTTCGGCGACTACCTGAACGACCTTGAGATGCTGGATGCCGCGGACTGGTCGTACGCGATGCGCGAGGCCCACCCCGAGGTCGTCGCCCGCGCCCGCTACCGCGCTCCCTCGAACCTCGACCACGGCGTGCTCACCACGATCGACGAGCTGTTCCCCGACGCCTGA
- a CDS encoding GNAT family N-acetyltransferase: MSLERCRPDDVGALTHFLGGVDLTLSGLDAAGVRLWVERDPAGAVVGSTGYELSGDGRHALIRSVAVIPEGRSRGRGTGLARFALARAAEEGASRAWLFSRRSGPFWQSVGFHPADRDDLAAVLADTHQVRLFRSTGQLEREMAWSRPLALGEFDGTSQNGAGSSSGGEGSSGRNRTAGAYGSGSSA, from the coding sequence ATGAGCCTCGAACGGTGCCGACCGGATGACGTCGGAGCGTTGACGCACTTCCTCGGGGGCGTCGATCTCACCCTGAGCGGTCTCGATGCGGCGGGCGTCCGCCTGTGGGTCGAGCGCGACCCCGCCGGCGCCGTGGTCGGCAGCACCGGGTACGAGCTGAGCGGCGACGGCCGTCACGCCCTCATCCGCAGCGTGGCGGTCATCCCGGAAGGGCGTTCTCGGGGGCGCGGCACCGGCCTGGCACGCTTCGCTCTCGCGCGGGCCGCCGAGGAGGGGGCTTCGCGCGCATGGTTGTTCAGCCGTCGTTCGGGGCCCTTCTGGCAGAGCGTGGGATTTCACCCCGCCGATCGTGACGATTTGGCCGCGGTGCTGGCTGACACCCATCAGGTGCGCTTGTTCCGGAGCACGGGCCAGCTCGAGCGCGAGATGGCCTGGTCGCGCCCGCTGGCCCTGGGCGAGTTCGACGGCACTTCTCAAAACGGAGCTGGCTCGTCGTCGGGCGGCGAGGGATCGTCGGGCAGAAATCGCACGGCGGGCGCGTACGGCAGCGGTTCGTCCGCGTAG
- a CDS encoding HNH endonuclease signature motif containing protein: MHSPTPDPAESAGSGVREALVAEALAADAALAAAEARRTRAYAALGQYGLTRAAEQRASVRASDMAMREIASEVAAMKHLSDRTVQTHIGRALQLVDDYPTVVDAWEAGALTRAHVRVVTDAGAALPEDRVPEFDALAARLAAELSPGRLRSRLAALAEKLNPTTLTERHQRGRETRCVRVVPGVDGMSDLIATLPTVLAVGIYDRLTLQSRALIDARESGGLRGMSGAAAAGLPAGSAADATAVPSSGPAAAASALDERTTDQLRADILADLLLAAAPVADPTRSGDGPGVLGAIRARVQVVVPALSMLRPEEESLDPAELVGHGPIDAETARSLAASTTVPWDRVITHPISGCVLFTDTYQRSSAIDRHLRARDRRCRWPGCAVPAARCEVDHTIDWASGGTTRVDNLAHLCQRHHSQKQFTRWKVSQRAGGILEWTSPSGRVYADEPLPYAPAVRFLPDDPSPPDDEPAPF; encoded by the coding sequence ATGCACTCGCCGACGCCCGATCCCGCCGAATCCGCGGGTTCGGGCGTGCGCGAGGCACTCGTGGCCGAGGCCCTCGCTGCCGATGCCGCCCTCGCCGCGGCCGAGGCTCGGCGCACGCGGGCATATGCCGCTCTCGGTCAATACGGTCTGACGCGCGCCGCCGAGCAAAGGGCGTCGGTGCGGGCGTCCGACATGGCGATGAGAGAGATCGCGTCGGAGGTGGCCGCGATGAAGCACCTCTCCGACCGGACGGTGCAGACGCACATCGGTCGAGCGCTGCAGCTCGTCGACGACTACCCGACGGTCGTCGACGCCTGGGAGGCTGGTGCGCTCACCCGAGCCCATGTGCGTGTCGTGACGGATGCCGGAGCCGCCCTCCCCGAAGATCGTGTGCCGGAGTTCGACGCGCTCGCCGCGAGGCTCGCCGCCGAGCTCAGCCCCGGGCGGTTGCGCTCGCGGTTGGCCGCGCTCGCCGAGAAGCTCAACCCGACGACGCTGACCGAGCGGCACCAGCGGGGCCGCGAGACAAGGTGCGTCCGCGTGGTGCCGGGTGTGGACGGCATGTCCGACCTCATCGCGACCCTTCCTACCGTGCTCGCGGTGGGGATCTACGACCGGCTGACGCTGCAGAGTCGCGCTCTGATCGACGCGCGAGAAAGCGGCGGGCTGCGGGGTATGAGCGGCGCGGCGGCGGCCGGGCTGCCCGCCGGGTCGGCCGCAGATGCGACCGCCGTGCCGTCCTCCGGGCCCGCCGCCGCGGCATCCGCTCTCGACGAACGCACGACCGATCAGCTGCGCGCCGACATCCTGGCCGATCTGCTCCTCGCCGCCGCTCCGGTTGCCGACCCCACGCGCTCCGGGGACGGCCCCGGTGTACTCGGCGCAATCCGCGCCCGCGTGCAGGTCGTCGTGCCGGCCCTGTCGATGCTGCGGCCCGAAGAGGAAAGCCTCGACCCCGCGGAACTCGTCGGTCACGGTCCCATCGATGCCGAGACCGCCCGCAGCCTCGCCGCATCCACGACCGTTCCGTGGGACCGTGTCATCACCCACCCGATCTCGGGATGCGTGCTCTTCACCGACACGTACCAGCGGTCTTCGGCAATCGACCGCCACCTCCGCGCCCGCGACCGGCGCTGCCGGTGGCCCGGTTGCGCCGTCCCCGCCGCGCGGTGCGAGGTCGATCACACCATCGATTGGGCGTCGGGGGGAACCACTCGCGTCGACAACCTCGCCCACCTCTGCCAACGGCATCACTCGCAGAAGCAATTCACCCGCTGGAAGGTGTCGCAGAGAGCGGGCGGGATCCTGGAATGGACCTCTCCGTCCGGTCGTGTCTACGCGGACGAACCGCTGCCGTACGCGCCCGCCGTGCGATTTCTGCCCGACGATCCCTCGCCGCCCGACGACGAGCCAGCTCCGTTTTGA
- a CDS encoding histidine phosphatase family protein, which translates to MKDDDLTEPDGRLVLVRHGETEWSRTGKHTGLTDIPLTETGAYKAELAGTLLATRRYDLVLTSPLQRAVETARRAGYPDAQPEPRLVEWDYGAYEGLTTPEIVEQLGRPWTIWQAGAPAGATPGETVEQVTARAESLLDDLRPRVRAGEQVLVFSHAHFLRALAGTWLGLTAAGGRYFVLGTSAVSELGFEHGSEVITQWNHVRGR; encoded by the coding sequence GTGAAGGACGACGATCTGACCGAACCCGACGGGCGCCTCGTGCTCGTCCGCCACGGCGAAACCGAGTGGAGCCGCACCGGCAAGCACACCGGCCTCACCGACATCCCCCTCACCGAGACGGGCGCCTACAAGGCCGAGCTGGCGGGCACCCTCCTGGCGACCCGCCGTTACGACCTCGTGCTCACGAGCCCCCTGCAGCGCGCCGTCGAGACCGCCCGTCGTGCGGGCTACCCCGACGCGCAGCCGGAGCCGCGCCTCGTCGAGTGGGATTACGGCGCGTACGAGGGACTGACCACGCCGGAGATCGTCGAGCAGCTGGGCCGCCCGTGGACGATCTGGCAGGCGGGCGCCCCCGCCGGCGCCACCCCGGGCGAGACGGTGGAACAGGTCACGGCTCGCGCCGAATCCCTCCTCGACGACCTGCGCCCGCGCGTGCGCGCGGGAGAACAGGTGCTGGTGTTCTCGCACGCGCACTTCCTCCGCGCCCTCGCCGGCACATGGCTGGGCCTGACGGCCGCGGGCGGCCGGTATTTCGTGCTGGGAACCTCCGCCGTCAGTGAGCTCGGTTTCGAGCACGGCTCCGAGGTCATCACGCAGTGGAATCACGTGCGCGGCCGCTGA
- a CDS encoding MarR family winged helix-turn-helix transcriptional regulator, giving the protein MTDRRLAVQAWESLFRAQHEVFEDIRSDFDSTELTQAEYDVLLTVTRAPRMTARLRDVTGNMLISQPSVSRLVERMVSRGLLTKCADPEDGRGSLVTATEDGAVAFRRLAAAHGRSIAERMARLDNDELAQLHTLTAKLRGRD; this is encoded by the coding sequence ATGACCGATCGCCGTCTCGCCGTGCAGGCCTGGGAGAGCCTCTTTCGCGCTCAGCACGAAGTCTTCGAAGACATCCGGTCGGATTTCGACAGCACCGAACTGACCCAGGCCGAGTACGACGTGCTCCTCACCGTCACGCGGGCGCCCCGCATGACGGCGCGTTTGCGCGACGTGACCGGCAACATGCTCATCAGCCAGCCCAGCGTCTCGCGCCTGGTCGAGCGCATGGTGTCACGGGGTCTGCTGACCAAGTGCGCCGACCCCGAGGACGGCCGCGGATCCCTGGTCACCGCCACCGAGGACGGGGCCGTCGCCTTCCGCCGCCTCGCCGCGGCGCACGGTCGGTCGATCGCCGAGCGCATGGCCCGCCTCGACAACGACGAGCTCGCTCAGCTGCACACCCTCACCGCGAAGCTGCGCGGGCGAGACTGA
- a CDS encoding L-serine ammonia-lyase, iron-sulfur-dependent, subunit alpha, producing the protein MSAYTSAFELFSIGIGPSSSHTVGPMKAALHFVARLEDAGVLERVASVSCALYGSLGATGIGHGTPDAVVAGLQGLDPETVDPDAVRRAWSDWPEGQSLALSGRHEIPFGKTDIALEPRTRLPGHPNAMTLVARDGDGAVVSEDTFYSIGGGFIRREGEPARVAATPVPLDFDDAATLIELCDERGITIAEAARLNEAALRSDEEIAAGLDRIWDAMAACVNAGLENDGVLPGILKVKRRAAVIRGQLDAIEAEGHRELPGEWLGAFALAVNEENAAGGRVVTAPTNGAAGILPAVAMYWWRFLADSGLGAGNAVTPYGELVGSALLGYDGHAVTRGEVAGWDDGDVAEANRRRGIRRFLLTATALGSLFKANASISGAEGGCQAEVGSACAMAAGGLTAVMGGTNRQIENAAEIAMEHHLGLTCDPVGGLVQIPCIERNAIAASTAVTAARLALRGDGSHYVSLDAVVETMRQTGIDMSTKYKETSEGGLAVNVIEC; encoded by the coding sequence ATGAGCGCATACACCTCCGCGTTCGAGCTGTTCTCCATCGGGATCGGACCCTCGAGCTCCCACACCGTCGGCCCCATGAAGGCCGCCCTCCATTTCGTCGCGAGACTCGAGGATGCCGGCGTCCTCGAGCGGGTGGCATCCGTCTCGTGCGCGCTGTACGGCTCGCTCGGAGCGACCGGCATCGGCCACGGCACCCCCGACGCGGTCGTCGCGGGCCTGCAGGGGCTGGACCCCGAGACCGTCGATCCGGATGCCGTCCGGCGGGCGTGGTCGGACTGGCCCGAGGGGCAGAGTCTGGCGCTCTCGGGCCGGCACGAGATCCCGTTCGGCAAGACCGACATCGCCCTCGAGCCGCGCACCCGACTGCCCGGCCACCCGAACGCGATGACGCTCGTCGCGCGCGACGGGGACGGCGCCGTCGTTTCGGAGGACACGTTCTACTCGATCGGCGGCGGCTTCATCCGTCGCGAGGGCGAGCCCGCGCGCGTGGCCGCGACACCGGTGCCGCTCGACTTCGACGACGCGGCGACCCTCATCGAACTGTGCGACGAGCGCGGCATCACGATCGCCGAGGCGGCACGCCTGAACGAAGCCGCGCTCCGCTCCGACGAGGAGATCGCGGCCGGGTTGGATCGCATCTGGGATGCCATGGCGGCGTGCGTGAACGCCGGGCTCGAGAACGATGGTGTGCTGCCCGGCATCCTGAAGGTGAAAAGGCGAGCCGCGGTCATCCGGGGCCAGCTTGATGCCATCGAGGCCGAGGGGCACCGAGAGCTTCCGGGGGAGTGGCTGGGCGCTTTCGCGCTCGCGGTCAACGAGGAGAACGCGGCCGGTGGGCGCGTCGTCACGGCCCCCACCAACGGTGCCGCGGGGATTCTGCCCGCGGTGGCGATGTACTGGTGGCGGTTCTTGGCCGACTCGGGTCTCGGTGCCGGCAACGCGGTCACGCCCTACGGCGAGCTCGTGGGCAGTGCGCTGCTCGGCTACGACGGGCACGCGGTGACGCGCGGCGAAGTGGCGGGATGGGACGACGGTGACGTGGCCGAGGCCAACCGCCGACGCGGTATCCGCCGGTTCCTCCTCACCGCGACGGCGCTGGGGTCGCTCTTCAAGGCCAACGCGTCGATCTCCGGCGCCGAGGGCGGGTGCCAGGCGGAGGTCGGCTCGGCGTGCGCGATGGCCGCCGGGGGCCTCACCGCGGTGATGGGCGGGACGAACCGGCAGATCGAGAACGCCGCCGAGATCGCGATGGAGCATCACCTCGGGCTCACGTGCGACCCGGTGGGCGGCCTCGTGCAGATCCCCTGCATCGAGCGCAACGCGATCGCCGCATCCACGGCCGTGACGGCGGCGCGGCTCGCGCTGCGGGGCGACGGGTCGCACTATGTGTCGCTGGATGCCGTGGTCGAGACGATGCGTCAGACCGGTATCGACATGTCGACGAAGTACAAGGAGACCAGCGAGGGCGGCCTGGCGGTGAACGTCATCGAGTGCTGA